ACCATCATCGAGCAGTCATCATATATTGGCATCACGCCCATAGTCTGGTAGCCCATGACAGCTTTAACCAGTGGGCAGGCATCTCTGGGAACCAGGTCATCGCCGATGTAAAAAGCTGTATAACTGCCGCTGCAGAGTTTGACAGGTTGGGCTCCAGCAGCATAGATCAGCTCCTGAGGAACCATGACACAGTAAGTACCGATCAGCGGTTTTTCAATAGAAAAGCTTGGACCATCCATATTGACATAAATATTTTCAAGTACATCGAGAAATGGTTTTAAAGCATCCGGAGCTCCTTTGAGTTCACTGAGTCGCCTTAGATATTTGCCTGAGACACGGGTTGCTTTTTCTATAAATCGCTGTCTTTGTCGTTCTTCTGATGGTGTAAGGTTTTTATTCATCACTTTTTTTCCTTTTTTTAATCTGACGTTTAAGTATGCGCTCGTTTTTCCTGTAACCCGACATAAAGGTTTTACGTGATGCCCGGTAAAAAGGGATTCCACAAAAGCTCATATAAAGGGCATTATTTTCCGGACATTTATCAACACAGGCACCACACATAATACAATCACTGGTGGTCACGTCTTTTTTCGTTCTTTCAGTATAGATACTCTTAATGCCCATGGGACAGGCTTCATAGCAGGCACCGCATTCAGTGCAGGCCTGACAGTCTTTTTTGAGTTTAAACAGCGAAATCTTATGGAACAGCCCCATCAGATAGCCAAGGGGACAGATAGTACAAAAGAAACGGCGTTTGAAGAAACCGGAAATCAGTACAAAGACCATCATAAAACCGCTTAAGTAGAGGCTTAATTTAAATCCGGCAAAAGCAGGTGAAACGGTAATGGCAGGACAGATGTCACAGAAATTACCACCGACAAAACATAGGACTAAAAAGATCAGAAGCATAACCCATTTGATTGGAGTGGTATTCTGATAGATTTTCTCATCAAAGTAAACACCTTGGATTTTAAGCTTCCGGCGAATCCAGTCAAAAATATCCTGAATCAGTCCCATCGGACAAAGAAAGCCACAAATAATTCGTCCCAAAATAACCAGTGAAGCCAGGAATGATCCGACAAAGATCAGAATTTCCTGCCAGGTCATGTCAAACAGGGTGTTTAAATGGGACAAAGTGTAGCAGGAGGAGCCGATCAGCTGATCCTGATTAATGGGGCAGGAAAAGATTGGAATCTCCAGGTTTTGATACCAGGTGCCCAGAATTTTGCCACCAAAAATCAAAAGAAAAAAGCTTAAAAGCATAATAATCCAGCGAAAATTCATTAAACCAAACCGCTTTTGGCCCTCTACTATTCCACTTGAACCGATGTTTCGATCATCTGATAGAAAACGCCCCATAACCGGGTCCTTTAAAAGAAGTCGACGTCGAAGAGCAAGACAAATTACAATCCCCAGAACTGTCAAACCAATAATTATGAATAATGGTGTGAGCGCCGATAAATAGCGCATTGAAAAGAGGGTGTTATCCTCAACCTGATAGTGCATTTGATATACAGTTTCATCATTTTCAAAATAGGTCACAAGAATACCGCTGCGAATATCGAGAATAGATAAATCGCTGATTTCACCATTCTCATTGCTAGTGTATTCTGCCTCGCCACTTCTTTCAGAGTAAACGGACACTGTTTGATTAGCCAGTGGCTCACCATTGAAGTTTAATGAAATTGTAGTCCGATCTGTAAAAATGACTTCAAATGGGAAGAGTTCACTGTCAAATGAGGGCGCAACTGGTCGGTAACCCTGGGTGAATTCCATATCGGTCTTGGCGGTAGAATATAAGGTTTCATCTTGACCGTCTTGATTAAGATCTGTTGTCTGTTCAGGTATGGTTGCAATAAAACTTCCTAAATAATCGGAATTCAAAGAATTCATATTGTCTTCTGTCATTTCCGCAATACCTTCGACGCTTAGAGCGTAAAGACTTATTTCATCAGACGGGGAATTAAGAATTATTTCGTTATTGCTATAAGAGAAGGAAAGAAGATCACTCTCAGTATTTTCAGAAACAGTATAACCACTGGCATCTGTACTAAAGTTGTAAAACTCAAATACATACGCGAAAAAAGCCAATACACACAGTACTACAGATATTATTAAAATGGGAGGGGTAAATAGTTTTTTTAATCTCATACAGCTTTCCGTTTGTCCTTATATTGATTTTGTGTAAGCACTTCCATAAATGCTTCCATTCTTATTCTGAGCTGTTCAACGTCCTGATACTGATAATCAGTCTCAAGTCTAAATACCGGGATTCCTACATCAGAAAAAAGTTTTTCAAAACGCTCCAATTCAAAATCGTATTCGATTTGCCCTTTTAAAACATGAAAAATGACCCCATCAATTCTCCCCTTTCGCAGATGCCAGGAAGCACTTTGATATAGCATTTCATTTTTTGAATATGCTGAAGAACAGTCGTAGCGCAGTTGAGAAAAAACTACCGCTGTAAAAAGATCTACTTCCTGATGTTCCTTTTTAGAGCCGGAATAAATTTTTTGTGTCGTTGAATCGAGGGTAGCTTCAATATTCATGCCAATATCTTCAACGAGGAAAGGTATCTTATAATTTGGCATAAACACAGGTGATCCCATTAAAAGAACTGAGGGTTTATTGGTATTCTTATAAGGGGTACAATTTAATATTTCTATCAGCTCGAGATTTAAGTTTTTAAGATGTTGGCAATAACTTCTTAAATCACTGGTGTAATAATAGGCGTTTAGGACTGCCATCCGAGTTGAACCATTTATATATTGCCCAGCTTGTTCACAAATGCTGATAAACTCTGCCATCAGTCCTCTAGCCTGATTAACCCGCTTCGTTGCAGATTGCAGACTTTTTTTTGTAATTTTCGTTCTGGTGTGATCAGAAATTTTTTCCGAAAGCTTTTTCATCTCTTGTGTCCATTTGATGCCGGCCAGGGGATCGGTCTTATCTGGAGGAACATCGACAGTGATTACTTTTTTTCCAGAATTTTTAAGAAGCCAAGCCATTTTACGGTTAGAATCACAGGTGACTGGACAAATAATCAGCGCATTTTCGGTAAGGTTGAAAGTATCATTTAAAAGGAATCCAAGCATTGAACGACTCACCGGGTCGGTATCTCTGGGAACAGAATCATCTGACCAGTTAACGGCTCCTTGACTTCCACCAAGAATATAGAAAGGTTTGGATCCGGCAGCGTATATCAGTTCTTCGGGAATTCCTGACCCCATGACGATGATGTCCGGCTTGTGATTTAGCATTTGCTGTGGCTTAAAATAAGAATATATGATATTAAAAAAGTAATGGAGCTCTTTTGATGAAGGGCTGTTTTGCATCAGTTTTTTGAGTGTGTTCAGATATTCTTCCTCGTAGTCTGTAAACTTAGTTTTATCAGTTTGATTCATCTGATAACCTCCTGAACTT
This genomic interval from Eubacteriaceae bacterium ES3 contains the following:
- a CDS encoding 4Fe-4S binding protein, with the protein product MRLKKLFTPPILIISVVLCVLAFFAYVFEFYNFSTDASGYTVSENTESDLLSFSYSNNEIILNSPSDEISLYALSVEGIAEMTEDNMNSLNSDYLGSFIATIPEQTTDLNQDGQDETLYSTAKTDMEFTQGYRPVAPSFDSELFPFEVIFTDRTTISLNFNGEPLANQTVSVYSERSGEAEYTSNENGEISDLSILDIRSGILVTYFENDETVYQMHYQVEDNTLFSMRYLSALTPLFIIIGLTVLGIVICLALRRRLLLKDPVMGRFLSDDRNIGSSGIVEGQKRFGLMNFRWIIMLLSFFLLIFGGKILGTWYQNLEIPIFSCPINQDQLIGSSCYTLSHLNTLFDMTWQEILIFVGSFLASLVILGRIICGFLCPMGLIQDIFDWIRRKLKIQGVYFDEKIYQNTTPIKWVMLLIFLVLCFVGGNFCDICPAITVSPAFAGFKLSLYLSGFMMVFVLISGFFKRRFFCTICPLGYLMGLFHKISLFKLKKDCQACTECGACYEACPMGIKSIYTERTKKDVTTSDCIMCGACVDKCPENNALYMSFCGIPFYRASRKTFMSGYRKNERILKRQIKKRKKSDE
- a CDS encoding 2-hydroxyacyl-CoA dehydratase family protein translates to MNQTDKTKFTDYEEEYLNTLKKLMQNSPSSKELHYFFNIIYSYFKPQQMLNHKPDIIVMGSGIPEELIYAAGSKPFYILGGSQGAVNWSDDSVPRDTDPVSRSMLGFLLNDTFNLTENALIICPVTCDSNRKMAWLLKNSGKKVITVDVPPDKTDPLAGIKWTQEMKKLSEKISDHTRTKITKKSLQSATKRVNQARGLMAEFISICEQAGQYINGSTRMAVLNAYYYTSDLRSYCQHLKNLNLELIEILNCTPYKNTNKPSVLLMGSPVFMPNYKIPFLVEDIGMNIEATLDSTTQKIYSGSKKEHQEVDLFTAVVFSQLRYDCSSAYSKNEMLYQSASWHLRKGRIDGVIFHVLKGQIEYDFELERFEKLFSDVGIPVFRLETDYQYQDVEQLRIRMEAFMEVLTQNQYKDKRKAV